In Kryptolebias marmoratus isolate JLee-2015 linkage group LG11, ASM164957v2, whole genome shotgun sequence, the following proteins share a genomic window:
- the dusp6 gene encoding dual specificity protein phosphatase 6 has translation MLDKLKPVVQLDSVMAISKTVGWLREQLESRGDGLLVMDCRAQELYESSHVETAINVAIPSLMLRRLKKGNLPVRSLLSNGEDQDRFVRRCKTDTIVLYDEYSREWNENVDGGSVLGLLLRKMKDEGYRAFYLEGGFSKFQAEYPSLCETNLDGSSSNSSSSSSPTAQVLGLGGLRISSDSSDIESDIDRDPSSATTDSDGSPLSNPQPSFPVEILPHLYLGCAKDSTNLDVLEEYGIKYILNVTPNLPNLFENAGEFKYKQIPISDHWSQNLSQFFPEANSFIDEARGQKCGVLVHCLAGISRSVTVTVAYLMQKLNLSMNDAYDIVKMKKSNISPNFNFMGQLLDFERTLGLKSPCDNRMAPPSQQLYFTTPTNHNVFQLDPLQST, from the exons atgctgGACAAGCTCAAGCCCGTAGTCCAGCTCGACTCGGTCATGGCGATCAGCAAGACGGTGGGCTGGCTCAGAGAGCAGCTGGAGAGCCGCGGGGACGGCCTGCTGGTGATGGACTGCCGGGCCCAGGAGCTCTACGAGTCGTCGCATGTCGAGACGGCCATCAACGTGGCCATACCGAGCCTGATGCTCCGCCGCCTGAAGAAGGGCAACCTGCCCGTCCGGTCGCTGCTGTCCAACGGGGAGGACCAAGACAGGTTCGTGCGCCGCTGCAAGACGGACACCATCGTCCTGTACGACGAGTACAGCCGCGAGTGGAACGAGAACGTGGACGGCGGCTCTGTGCTGGGTCTGCTGCTGAGGAAGATGAAGGATGAAGGCTACAGGGCCTTTTATCTGGAGG GAGGCTTCAGTAAGTTCCAGGCAGAGTATCCCTCTCTGTGTGAAACCAACCTGGACGGATCCTcctccaacagcagcagcagcagctcccccACAGCCCAGGTGCTGGGCCTCGGCGGGCTGCGCATCAGCTCTGACTCATCGGACATTGAGTCGGACATCGATCGGGACCCGAGCAGCGCCACCACGGACTCCGACGGCAGCCCACTGTCCAACCCGCAGCCCTCCTTCCCGGTCGAGATCCTGCCGCACCTCTACCTTGGCTGCGCCAAGGACTCCACGAACCTGGATGTGCTGGAAGAGTACGGCATCAAGTACATCCTCAACGTGACCCCCAACCTGCCAAACCTCTTCGAGAACGCTGGGGAGTTTAAGTACAAGCAGATCCCTATCTCAGACCACTGGAGCCAGAACCTCTCACAGTTCTTTCCCGAGGCCAACAGCTTTATTG ATGAGGCTCGAGGGCAGAAGTGCGGCGTCCTGGTCCACTGCCTGGCCGGCATCAGTCGCTCCGTCACCGTCACGGTGGCCTACCTGATGCAGAAGCTCAACCTGTCCATGAACGATGCCTACGACATCGTCAAGATGAAAAAGTCCAACATCTCCCCCAACTTCAACTTCATGGGCCAGCTCCTGGACTTTGAGCGCACTCTGGGCCTGAAAAGTCCGTGCGACAACCGCATGGCACCGCCGAGCCAACAGCTCTACTTCACCACCCCGACCAACCACAACGTCTTCCAGCTGGACCCCCTGCAGTCCACGTGA